A part of Bacillus rossius redtenbacheri isolate Brsri chromosome 1, Brsri_v3, whole genome shotgun sequence genomic DNA contains:
- the LOC134527875 gene encoding uncharacterized protein LOC134527875, which produces MTSTIVPEFLLKDELTFECLSRGLPCENTTTAVLRKSLRTALQNNVSVVSDNLKDIDPNEEFNLVSSKILVLQELVTNLVDDENFALTLPRVRNRLRHLERRVQSLLELHSLVLSEVQVASLKNVFAEVKKLLELVSKSELDFSLLRDLNPVSSMTQVCDRLAGLALPSASKQHPTTAPIPGPSHVNSDPPVVGLPNLTYTTVTPPTSSNSRVTFSNASCVPHPVTTHNTSLPNVFGKLTHPLEKMLKDFPTTDGLHIPTFLNFLKLIVKLRQSNSIHESQILEVIYPFTLGPLAERTQLAITQMFSFDQYHEDILSFFIPSRLLTQLQLNNYNRLQKPGEHLAAYVYEVNEAAAIFRLQVSEQEVINTILDGLTPDERSRLVFLTRPCTFSELDRMCIHSQNVRFADHQRNGSFSQYSGNKQFKYYSSPRTEMHPSHNTVLRTSNSRFQNNTPRNQNQTYHGPICHFCKKPGHVIKECRELKQKKMLKAGK; this is translated from the coding sequence ATGACGTCTACTATTGTGCCTGAGTTCTTGTTAAAAGATGAACTTACTTTTGAGTGTCTTTCACGTGGTCTACCATGTGAAAACACCACAACTGCCGTTTTGCGTAAATCTCTGCGCACTGCCCTTCAGAATAATGTTTCTGTTGTTAGTGATAATTTAAAGGACATTGACCCTAATGAGGAATTTAATTTGGTCTCAAGTAAAATCCTTGTGTTACAAGAGTTAGTGACAAATCTTGTTGACGATGAGAATTTTGCGCTTACTTTGCCTAGAGTGAGAAATAGGTTGAGACATTTGGAACGACGCGTTCAATCCCTGTTAGAGTTACATTCTCTTGTTTTGTCTGAGGTCCAGGTTgcctcattaaaaaatgtttttgcagaaGTTAAGAAACTACTTGAACTTGTCAGTAAATCAGAATTAGATTTTTCCCTTTTAAGAGACCTGAATCCTGTGTCATCCATGACACAAGTCTGTGACCGTCTTGCTGGGCTAGCATTGCCCTCTGCCTCTAAGCAGCATCCTACTACTGCACCTATTCCAGGTCCTTCTCATGTGAATTCCGATCCTCCTGTGGTTggtctacctaacctaacctacaccacGGTGACACCGCCCACGAGTTCAAATTCTCGTGTCACGTTTAGTAATGCATCATGTGTACCACACCCAGTGACAACACATAACACTTCATTGCCCAATGTTTTTGGTAAATTGACTCACCCgctagaaaaaatgttaaaggatttTCCGACCACTGATGGTCTGCACATTCCTACCTTTTTGAATTTTCTCAAGCTTATCGTCAAACTGAGACAAAGTAATAGTATACATGAATCTCAGATTTTAGAGGTTATATACCCTTTTACGCTTGGTCCGTTGGCTGAAAGGACACAGTTGGCCATTACACAAATGTTTTCGTTTGATCAGTATCATGAAGACATACTTAGTTTCTTCATCCCATCTAGGCTACTGACCCAACTACAGTTGAATAATTACAACAGATTACAAAAGCCAGGTGAACATCTTGCAGCCTATGTTTATGAGGTAAATGAGGCGGCTGCTATTTTTCGTTTGCAAGTTAGTGAACAGGAGGTGATTAACACCATTTTAGATGGGCTTACACCTGATGAACGGTCCAGATTAGTTTTTCTAACTAGGCCTTGTACATTTTCTGAATTGGATAGGATGTGCATTCACTCCCAAAATGTCCGTTTTGCGGATCATCAAAGAAACGGGTCGTTTTCTCAGTATTCTGGAAATAAAcaattcaagtattattctagccCGCGTACTGAAATGCATCCCAGCCATAATACAGTATTGAGGACCTCAAACTCACGATTTCAGAATAATACACCAAGAAATCAGAATCAAACTTATCATGGGCCTATCTGCCATTTTTGTAAGAAGCCTGGGCATGTAATAAAAGAGTGTAgggaactaaaacaaaaaaaaatgcttaaagcagGGAAGTAA